CTACGGCGCAGGTGCCCGCGGCAGGCGGACCGTGAAGCGGCTGCCCTCGCCCACCGTGCTGGTCGCCTCGACGGTGCCGCCCATGGCGCCGACGAGGCCGTGGACGATGTAGAGCCCGAGGCCGAGCCCCTCCTGGCGGGCGCTGCTCGCGGCGGCCTGGGTGAAGGGCTGGAAGATGCGGGCGAGGAACTCCGGCTCGATGCCGTTGCCGTGGTCGATGACCGCGATGTGCACCCGCTCGTCGTCGGCGCCGCCGACCTCGAGCTCGACGGTTGTTCCCGGGCGGGTGTGCTTGAACGCGTTTCCCGCCAGGTTCGTCAGCACCTGTACGAGCCGGGCTTCATCGCCGAGCGCCGCCGGGACGTCGAGCCCGATCCGCGTGCGCAGGGGGTGGCCGCGGGCGTGGAACGTGTCGTGGACGCGCTCGGCGATGCGGACGACGTCGATCGGCTCGTGCCGCACCCGCAGGCCGCCGAACTCGACGCGGGTGGCGTCGAGCAGGTCCTCGATCATCGCGCTCAGGAGCTGGGCCTGCTCGAGGATCTGGGTCGTCATCTGCGCCCGCCGCTCGGGGGTGACGCCGCTCTCCGGCCGGGCCAGCAGCTCGGCCAGCCCGAGCACCGCCGCGAGCGGTGTGCGGAGCTCGTGCGAGACGGTCGCCAGGAAGGTGGACTTCATCCGCGAGAGCTCGGACAGCTGCGCGACCGTCTCGCGCTCGCGCTCGAACCGGTGGGCGTTCTGGATTGCGACGGCGGTGGAGGCGGCCAGCGTCGAGAGGAACATCGGCTGGCGCCGCGCCGCCCCGCCGAAGACGAGCGCGCCGACGTCCTCGCCCCCCGCCGTCAGCGGCACCGCGTCGCCGAAGCGCTCACCCGGGCGGTCGGCGCCCGCCTCGCGCCGGTCGGAGAGGTTACGGGGAATGCAGTCGAGCCGTTCGGGCAGGTTCGTCCCGGTCGTGCTCGCCCGCAGGCTGAGCGCCGCCGTGGTCTCGTCGTCGGCCAGGTACAGCCCGGCGTAGAGGGCGTCCGTGACCTCGGAGGCCGTGTTCAGGCAGGCCTGGATCACCGTCTCGAGGTCGCTCGAGCCGGACAGCGCCTCGGATAGGCGCACGAGACCGGTCAGCTCGCCGGTGCGCTCCGCAACGCTGCGCTCCAGGCGCAGGTTCGCCTCGCGCAGCTCCGCGACCAGGGCGCGGTTCTCGCGCCGGAGGCGGGCGTGCTCGAGGCCGGAGCGGACGACGCGCACGAGCTCGGCCGGCGGCACCGGCTTGGTCAGGTAGCCGTCGAACTGGCCGACGGCCGCGATGGCGTTCTCGAGGCTGGCATAGCCGGTCACCAGCAGCACCGTCATGTCGCCGTCCTGCTCCTTCAGGTCGGCGCCGAGGCGCACGCCGGAGGCGTCCGGCAGGCGCTGGTCGATCAGCGCGACGCCCGGTACGAGCCCCGGCAGGAGGGCGAGCGCCTGGGCAGCCGACGCCGCCCCCACCGCGTCGATGCCGCTGTCGCCGAGGATCTCGACGGCCGTGTCACGCATGGCCTCGTCGTCGTCGACGACCAGCACGGACGTGGTGGCCTGCTCGGGTCGGGTCTTCGAATCCACCAGGCTGCTCACGTGGCCGCTCTCGCCGCGGACGCCACCAGGTCGAGCAGCTGCGGCACCGGGAAGGGCTTGTGGACGACGGCAAACGCCTTCTCGCGGGCCTCCTTGAGGTGCCGCTCCTTGGCGTAGGCCGTCATCAGGATCACCCGGGGCGGCGGCTTGCCCACCTCGCGCAGGACGGAAACGCCGTCGCGGCCCGGCATGCGGATGTCCATCACGACGACGTCGAACTGGTTGTTCCTGATGGCGTCGAGCGCCGCGTCGCCGTCGGCCGCGGACGTCACGCCGTAGCCGGACTCCGCCAGGATGTCCGCGAGCGTCTCGCGCATCCCGGCCTCGTCGTCGGCGACGAGCACCGCGCTCATGCGGGCGCCTCCGCCTTCGGCACGAGCGCGCCGGGCAGCTTGACCGCGAACGTCGTCCCCTCGCCGGGCGCCGACCGCACCGCGATCGTGCCACCGTGTGCCTCGACGATCCGCCGCGTCACCGCGAGGCCCAGGCCGATCCCCTTCGCCTTGCGCGTGTAGAACGGGTCGAAGATGTGGTTCACCGTGTCCTCGTCCATGCCGACGCCGGTGTCCGAGACGCGGATCTCCACCCGTTTCCCGTCGGCGACGGCGTCGATCATGATCACGCCCTCGCCGTCGATCGCCGCGTAGGCGTTCGTCAGCAGGTTCAGGAGCACCTGGCGCAGCTGCTGGCGGTCGCCGCGCACCCCGCCGACGTCGTCGAGCGTGCGCCGGGCGACGTCGATCCCGGCCGGCGGGGCGGCGACGGTGAGCGCCTCGTCCACCAGGTCGTCGAGGTCGAACTCCTCGAGCTCCGGCTCGCTCTGGCGGGCGAAGTCGAGCAGCCCCTCGACGATGACGACCGCCGCGCCGATCTCACGGTCGGCGGTGGCCAGGTGCCGCTCGATCCGCTCCGTGTCGCCGCTGGGAAGGGCGGTGCGGATCAGATAGAGCGAGTTCGTGAGGACGCCGAGCGGGTTTCGCAGCTCGTGGCCGACCGCCGCGGCCACCTGCCCGATCGCCGCCAGCCGCTCCTGGAAGACCAGCCGGGCCTGCGTCTCGGAGAGCTCATCGAGCGAGTCGTTCAGCTCGGCGGTGCGGGCGTCGACGAGCGCCATCGCGTAGTCGCGGCGGCGCTGGAACATGAGCAGGAACCCGGTCGCGATGCCGGCGCCGAACAGGCCGACGGCGAGGACGATCCACGGGACGGCGTCCGGGAAGGAGCCGCCGAGCGGAGTGTGTGCCGTCGCCGCGAGCAGCCAGCGGGTGCCGCCGACCGGGATGCGGCGGTATGCGACGTCCCCGGTCAGAGGCGCCTTCGTCGTCGTCAGGACGAGCTGCGACGGGTCCGGCCGCGGCGCCGCGTAGACCGCGACGTCGAGCTCGTCGAAGGGCCGCTGCTGCGTCACCGTGTGGGTGGCGGTGGGACTGGGGTGGATCGGCACCACGATGAGGATGGCCCGGCCCGGTGAGGTCGACGGCGATCCGAGCGCGAAGCCGATGAGGTGGGTCCGTCCGAAGCGGAAGACCGGCGTCGCGGTGAGCTTGCCGTCGACCGCCGCGGCGATCGCCCGCGCGGGAACGCCGGTCAGCGTCGTGCCGTCGGGGAAGATCGGCGCGAGGCCGGCGGCGGCGATGACCGTGGGCGGCCCGCCGCCGGTACGCATCAGGGCGATGCTCTCGGTCGGCGCCGTCTTGGCCTGCGCGTTCGCCTCGTCGAGGAACGCCTGCGTCCCGCCGAGCCGCTGGGCCACGCCGAGCGGCTGGAGCGACGTGGGCAGGTTGCCGACGGCGGACTGGAGGAGCAACGCGACCTCGCCGGTGCGCTCGCGCAGGAGACGCCGGTTCTGGTTGTCGACATTGCTGCGGACGACGAAGAACACGATGACGGCCGCCAGGGAGAGCACGACGAACACCGCAGCCGGCAGGAGACGCCCACCGCGCCACGAGCGGGGTGCCCCTTCGCCGTCGCGAACCTGCTCCATGTATGTCACCTCCAGGCCACAATTCGACCGGTGAGGTGGCGCCCTGACCGGGTCGCCCTTGCCCAAACCAGGGGAGTGTAGCCGGGCCGTCGAGCCGGCGACAGTCCCGCGTCAGGCGTGGGCGACGCGACCCTGCTCGTCCGATGCGACGAGCGCGGCGGCCGCCTCGCGGATCAGGCCGCGGACACTCTCGGCGAGGGCCGGCGACCACGCCAGCGCGAGGGGCGACGTGTAGCCGTTCACCGGGATCGACACCACGTCGTGGTGGTGCAGCACCGGCGTCGTCTCGGCCATCCAGCCGACCCCGCGCCCGGATGCGATCAGGCCGAGGACCGCGGGGATCGTGGGCGCCTCGGTCACGGAGCGGATGCCGAGCTTCAACCGCTCGTTGGCCTCGACGATCGTGTCCCGGGCGCCGCGCGTGACGATCAGGTTCTCGCCCGCGAAGGCATCGAGGCCGACCGCCGTGGCCGCGGCGCGACGGTGCGAGAGCGGCGTGACCAGGACCGTGCGCTCGTGCCGCAGCGTCTCGCACTCGATGCCGCCGGCGCCGTCCGCTGCGGGCACCCCGCCGATCGAGCGGCGCACGAACGCCGTATCGCACGCCAGCCGGGCGAACGCCAGAAGCGTCTTCTCGGCCGGCAGCTCGGCGAGCTCCACGTCGATCGCCGGCGTGTGCCGGGCCAGGGCCGCGATGACGCCGGGGATCAGGTCGGCGCCGGCCGTGCCGGCGTAGCCGAAGCGGATCCGGCGCACGCCGTCGGCGGCTCGCTGTACGCGCTCCAGCGAGTGCTCGAGCCGGGTGATCGTGTCGCGTGCCTCGACGAGGAGCACGTCGCCGGCCGGCGTGAGCAGCACGCCTCGCGGCGTGCGCGTGAAGAGCTGGACGCCGAGGCGCTTCTCGAGGGCGCGCATGTGGCGGCTGAGCGGGGGCTGCGTCAGATGCAGCCGGTGGGCCGCCGCGCGAATGCTGCCCTCCTCGGCGACGGCGACGAAGTAGATCAGGTGCTGGAACTCGATCACGGCTGCCTGGATCGTCGCGACGAGCCGCCGGGACGTGCTGAAAGGCTAGCCGACGCCCTGCGCGGGCGCCATGCGCGGGCCCGGCCGGTCACCCGGCGGGCCCGGCTACCAGCGCCTGACCCAGTCGGCCGTCCACACGCAGGTCGACGGCCGGCCGCGGTAGTTGCCGCAGGTGCGGCTGATGCCGACCCAGTGGAACTTGGAGGAGAGCATGATGGCGCGGTGCTCCGGGCTCTCGAGCCACGCGTGCACCGTCGAGACGGGCGTGGCCAGGGAGCCGTTGCCCCAGGCGAGGGTCTCGCCGCCGAGCCACGTGTAGCCCGCGACGAAGCCGCTGTTCACGATGCGCGAGTAGACGCTCGAGCCGGTCGGGCTCGTGTGCGCGAAGTAGTCGCGCACCATCATGTCGTCGGAGTGGTGCGCGGCCGCGTGCTGCAGGCGCAGGGAGGGGTAGACGCGGTCGAGGCCGTGTCCGACGCGGATCTGGTTGATCTCGTAGAGGAGGGCGGTGCGCGGCGGCGGCGCGGTGGCGGCGGCGGCGGAGCGGGGAGCGATCGCGGCCCCGGCCAGGGCCAGCAGGCCGGCGGCGATCAGGAGGGGCAGTCGGAGGTGCATGCCCCTGATACTCGATGACCGAGGCCGATCCGGGCATGGCCGGATCGGCGCGACCTGCCTCCCCAAGACGGGCCGTTCTTGGCATACCACGTTCCGGGGACGCGACGGCGGGAGCGGTGAGGCCGCCCCCGCCGTCGCGTGCTCCTAGAGCTGGAACTGGGACACGAGGCGCTCCAGGCTCTGGGCCGTGGCGGCCAGCTCCTGGGCCGAGGCGGTGATCTCCTCGGCGGACGCGCTCGTCTCCTCCGTCGACGCGGACACCTGCTGCGTCGAGGCGGAGGACTGCTCGGCCACGGTCGCGACCTCGTTGCTGGCGGTGGCGATGTGGTCGATCCGTTCGGCCATGTCGCTCACGGCGGCGCCGATCTCCTGGAAGGCCTGCCGGGTCTGGTCGACCACGACCGCGCCGTCCTCGGTCTGGCGGGCGCCGTCGGTGACGACCGCGACCGTGCGGTGCGTCTCGCCCTGGATCTCGCCGACGAGGGCCGAGATCTGCTCGGCGGCCTGCTGCGACTCCTCGGCCAGCTTGCGCACCTCCTCGGCGACGACGGCGAAGCCGCGGCCCTGCTCGCCGGCGCGGGCGGCCTCGATGGCCGCGTTCAGCGCCAG
The window above is part of the Gaiellales bacterium genome. Proteins encoded here:
- a CDS encoding ATP-binding protein codes for the protein MEQVRDGEGAPRSWRGGRLLPAAVFVVLSLAAVIVFFVVRSNVDNQNRRLLRERTGEVALLLQSAVGNLPTSLQPLGVAQRLGGTQAFLDEANAQAKTAPTESIALMRTGGGPPTVIAAAGLAPIFPDGTTLTGVPARAIAAAVDGKLTATPVFRFGRTHLIGFALGSPSTSPGRAILIVVPIHPSPTATHTVTQQRPFDELDVAVYAAPRPDPSQLVLTTTKAPLTGDVAYRRIPVGGTRWLLAATAHTPLGGSFPDAVPWIVLAVGLFGAGIATGFLLMFQRRRDYAMALVDARTAELNDSLDELSETQARLVFQERLAAIGQVAAAVGHELRNPLGVLTNSLYLIRTALPSGDTERIERHLATADREIGAAVVIVEGLLDFARQSEPELEEFDLDDLVDEALTVAAPPAGIDVARRTLDDVGGVRGDRQQLRQVLLNLLTNAYAAIDGEGVIMIDAVADGKRVEIRVSDTGVGMDEDTVNHIFDPFYTRKAKGIGLGLAVTRRIVEAHGGTIAVRSAPGEGTTFAVKLPGALVPKAEAPA
- a CDS encoding LysR family transcriptional regulator, with the translated sequence MIEFQHLIYFVAVAEEGSIRAAAHRLHLTQPPLSRHMRALEKRLGVQLFTRTPRGVLLTPAGDVLLVEARDTITRLEHSLERVQRAADGVRRIRFGYAGTAGADLIPGVIAALARHTPAIDVELAELPAEKTLLAFARLACDTAFVRRSIGGVPAADGAGGIECETLRHERTVLVTPLSHRRAAATAVGLDAFAGENLIVTRGARDTIVEANERLKLGIRSVTEAPTIPAVLGLIASGRGVGWMAETTPVLHHHDVVSIPVNGYTSPLALAWSPALAESVRGLIREAAAALVASDEQGRVAHA
- a CDS encoding ATP-binding protein codes for the protein MSSLVDSKTRPEQATTSVLVVDDDEAMRDTAVEILGDSGIDAVGAASAAQALALLPGLVPGVALIDQRLPDASGVRLGADLKEQDGDMTVLLVTGYASLENAIAAVGQFDGYLTKPVPPAELVRVVRSGLEHARLRRENRALVAELREANLRLERSVAERTGELTGLVRLSEALSGSSDLETVIQACLNTASEVTDALYAGLYLADDETTAALSLRASTTGTNLPERLDCIPRNLSDRREAGADRPGERFGDAVPLTAGGEDVGALVFGGAARRQPMFLSTLAASTAVAIQNAHRFERERETVAQLSELSRMKSTFLATVSHELRTPLAAVLGLAELLARPESGVTPERRAQMTTQILEQAQLLSAMIEDLLDATRVEFGGLRVRHEPIDVVRIAERVHDTFHARGHPLRTRIGLDVPAALGDEARLVQVLTNLAGNAFKHTRPGTTVELEVGGADDERVHIAVIDHGNGIEPEFLARIFQPFTQAAASSARQEGLGLGLYIVHGLVGAMGGTVEATSTVGEGSRFTVRLPRAPAP
- a CDS encoding response regulator yields the protein MSAVLVADDEAGMRETLADILAESGYGVTSAADGDAALDAIRNNQFDVVVMDIRMPGRDGVSVLREVGKPPPRVILMTAYAKERHLKEAREKAFAVVHKPFPVPQLLDLVASAARAAT
- a CDS encoding CAP domain-containing protein, giving the protein MHLRLPLLIAAGLLALAGAAIAPRSAAAATAPPPRTALLYEINQIRVGHGLDRVYPSLRLQHAAAHHSDDMMVRDYFAHTSPTGSSVYSRIVNSGFVAGYTWLGGETLAWGNGSLATPVSTVHAWLESPEHRAIMLSSKFHWVGISRTCGNYRGRPSTCVWTADWVRRW